CAGCCTGAACCCTTTACACCTGGAGTAACCAAAGGAATGGTCCGACAACATGCCTTCGAACTATACCGCGACAAGTTGTCTCATGATTCTTTAACTCTCCAAGACTGGGTTCTGGCAGAGAAAGATCTTGTTCAGACCATGCAATCCGACAACTTGCTGAAAAGGGACTGAACATTCGCCTTTTCGTGTTATAATCTGCGGCTGAGGCAGATTGAATTCTCCTCGGAGAGGAGATTCAACTAGTCGCTCGTATGCTTCCGATTTGAAGACCCTTTAAGCAAGGCAACGCCGTATTCTTTGTTCATTCGCGCGATGAAGTTAATACTGATCTCCTTGGGGCAAACCGCTTCACATGATCCCGTCACAGTACAGTTGCCAAATCCTTCCTTATCCATCTGCTTTACCATGTTCAGCACACGCTGATTTTTCTCGGTTTTGCCCTGTGGCAATGTGCTAAGATGAGAAACTTTCGCCGAGACGAACAACATGGCTGACGCATTTTTACAGGCTGCAACACATGCCCCACACGCGATGCAAGCAGCTGCATCCATCGCCACATCCGCATCAACTTTTGGCACAGGCAGGCAGTTCGCATCCGGTGTTCCGCCCGTGTTAACGGAAACGAAACCGCCTGACTGGATGATCCGATCGAAGGGACTGCGATCTGTTACCAAATCCCTGACCACCGGGAAAGCCCGCGCACGCCATGGCTCCACTGTAATGGTTTGGCCATCCTGAAAGTAGCGCATATGCAATTGGCAGGCAGTGGTCCCACGTTGGCCACCGTGTGCAATTCCGTTAATGACCAGCGAACAAGTCCCGCAAATGCCTTCGCGGCAATCTGAGTCAAAAGCAATTGGCTCTTCACCTTTTGCAATGAGCCCTTCATTAACAACATCCAGCATCTCCAGAAACGACATGTCTGGACTGACATTCGTGGCTGGATAATCCACCATCTTCCCGGCGTCACTCGCATTCTTCTGACGCCAAACTCTAAGTGTAAGATTCATGATTCAAAATCCTGGTTACTTATAGCTGCGGGTGCTCATATGAACTTCCTCGTAAACCAGAGGTTCCTTGTTCAAAATGGGCGGTTTATCAGGCCCCTGATATTCCCACGCGCTCACGAAGGCGAACTTGTCATCGTTGCGCTTGGCTTCCCCTTCTTCCTGATATTCCACCCGGAAATGTCCGCCGCAGGATTCTTCGCGCGTTAAAGCATCAAGGCAAAGTAACTCAGCAAACTCCAGGAAGTCCGCCACTCGGCCAGCCGCCTCAAGATCCTGATTCAAACTGTTGTTCTCCCCCGTCACCTTGACGTCCTTCCAGAATTCAGCGCGCAGTTCCGGGATTTTTTTAAGCGCTTCCTTCAAGCTCTGCTCCGTGCGGGCCATGCCGCACTTTTCCCACATCAGTTTGCCCAATTCACGATGAAATGATGTCACCGATCGTTTACCGTTGATGGAAAGCAGCCTCTTCGTCAAAGCCTGTACGTTCTCCAATGCTTTCTTGAATTCAGGATCTTCCAATTTCGGCTTGGGCTGTTTCGCTGAGGCAAAATAATTGCCAATCGTGTATGGCAAAATGAAGTAACCGTCAGCCAAGCCTTGCATCAAGGCGCTCGCACCCAGCCGGTTGGCACCGTGATCGGAGAAATTTGCTTCACCCAGCACAAAGAGCCCCGGAATGCTGCTCATCAAATTATAGTCCACCCACGTACCACCCATGGTATAGTGGACTGCGGGGTAAATCCGCATCGGAGTCTTGTAGGCATTCTCACCGGTAATCTTTTCATACATGTCGAAAAGATTACCGTAACGTTCACGCACCGTATCTTCGCCAAGACGCTTGATGGCATCAGCAAAATCAAGATAAACTCCCAACCCACCCGGGCCCACACCCCGTCCCTCATCACAAACCTCCTTGGCCGCGCGCGAGGCAATGTCACGCGGTGCCAGGTTGCCGAAGCTGGGATATTTGCGCTCCAAAAAGTAATCCCGCTCACTTTCAGGAATTTCCTGCGGTGGCCGCTTATCGCCCTTCTTTTTCGGCACCCACACACGACCATCATTACGCAGCGATTCAGACATCAAAGTCAGCTTGGACTGATAATCTCCGCTCACCGGGATGCAGGTCGGATGGATCTGCGTATAACAAGGATTCGCAAAGGCTGCCCCCTTCTTATACGCACGCCAGGTAGCAGTCACATTGCAGCCCTTGGCATTCGTCGAAAGATAGAAAACATTCCCATAACCTCCTGTGGCTAAAACCACTGCGTCAGCCGCATGGGTCGAGAACTCACCAGTTACCAAATCACGAATGATGACCCCCTTCGCATGCCCATCAATGACCACCAAATCCATCATTTCAGTGCGCGGATACATCT
This genomic window from Pedosphaera parvula Ellin514 contains:
- a CDS encoding succinate dehydrogenase/fumarate reductase iron-sulfur subunit, producing the protein MNLTLRVWRQKNASDAGKMVDYPATNVSPDMSFLEMLDVVNEGLIAKGEEPIAFDSDCREGICGTCSLVINGIAHGGQRGTTACQLHMRYFQDGQTITVEPWRARAFPVVRDLVTDRSPFDRIIQSGGFVSVNTGGTPDANCLPVPKVDADVAMDAAACIACGACVAACKNASAMLFVSAKVSHLSTLPQGKTEKNQRVLNMVKQMDKEGFGNCTVTGSCEAVCPKEISINFIARMNKEYGVALLKGSSNRKHTSD
- a CDS encoding fumarate reductase/succinate dehydrogenase flavoprotein subunit; this encodes MILDSKIPPGPLAQKWDKHKFDMKLVNPANKRKFDVIVVGSGLAGASAAATMAELGYNVKCFCFQDSPRRAHSIAAQGGINAAKNYQNDGDSIYRLFYDTLKGGDFRAREANVYRLAQVSVNIIDQCVAQGVPFAREYGGLLTNRSFGGAQVSRTFYARGQTGQQLLLGAYQALSRQIGLGKVKMYPRTEMMDLVVIDGHAKGVIIRDLVTGEFSTHAADAVVLATGGYGNVFYLSTNAKGCNVTATWRAYKKGAAFANPCYTQIHPTCIPVSGDYQSKLTLMSESLRNDGRVWVPKKKGDKRPPQEIPESERDYFLERKYPSFGNLAPRDIASRAAKEVCDEGRGVGPGGLGVYLDFADAIKRLGEDTVRERYGNLFDMYEKITGENAYKTPMRIYPAVHYTMGGTWVDYNLMSSIPGLFVLGEANFSDHGANRLGASALMQGLADGYFILPYTIGNYFASAKQPKPKLEDPEFKKALENVQALTKRLLSINGKRSVTSFHRELGKLMWEKCGMARTEQSLKEALKKIPELRAEFWKDVKVTGENNSLNQDLEAAGRVADFLEFAELLCLDALTREESCGGHFRVEYQEEGEAKRNDDKFAFVSAWEYQGPDKPPILNKEPLVYEEVHMSTRSYK